The Mesobacillus jeotgali genome window below encodes:
- a CDS encoding DUF421 domain-containing protein, giving the protein MNHYLSIAVELASGFVFLFIMTKLQGKTQFSQITPFDFISAIILGELVGNAIYDHEVKVGEIAFAVTLWGVLVYVTETVTQKFISSRKLLEGEPNIVIRKGKIKFEALKKAKLDINQLQSLVRQQGYFSLREVEYAIIETNGMVSVLPKADYDTPKNSELKIKADNPNLPVNMILDGEVVSKNLKEAGLDEQWLKNELEKQKIHHFEDVLFAEWMENEPLYVLKYEKKAN; this is encoded by the coding sequence TTGAATCATTACTTATCAATTGCAGTAGAATTAGCAAGTGGATTTGTCTTTTTATTTATCATGACAAAATTGCAGGGGAAGACGCAGTTCTCTCAGATTACTCCCTTTGATTTTATTTCGGCCATCATCCTGGGTGAACTCGTAGGTAATGCAATTTATGATCACGAAGTGAAGGTTGGTGAAATCGCCTTTGCTGTAACCTTGTGGGGAGTTCTTGTTTATGTTACAGAGACCGTTACTCAAAAATTCATATCATCGAGGAAGCTGCTGGAGGGCGAACCGAACATTGTGATTCGCAAAGGAAAGATTAAATTCGAGGCCTTGAAAAAGGCAAAGCTGGATATCAACCAGCTGCAAAGTCTTGTCAGACAACAAGGGTATTTTTCCCTCAGGGAAGTTGAATACGCAATCATTGAAACGAATGGAATGGTCAGTGTCCTGCCCAAAGCGGATTACGACACGCCTAAAAATAGCGAATTGAAAATCAAAGCAGACAATCCTAACCTGCCAGTCAACATGATCCTTGACGGGGAAGTGGTGAGCAAAAATCTTAAAGAAGCCGGTCTCGATGAACAATGGCTGAAAAATGAATTAGAAAAGCAAAAAATCCATCACTTTGAAGATGTCTTATTTGCCGAGTGGATGGAGAATGAACCACTTTATGTGTTGAAGTATGAGAAGAAGGCGAATTGA